A genome region from Crossiella equi includes the following:
- a CDS encoding SIR2 family NAD-dependent protein deacylase: MRADLDRAAELIRGAEALLVCAGAGIGVDSGLPDFRGDTGFWQAYPPYARLGLRFEELADPVHFAEDPALAWGFYGHRLALYRATTPHAGFGLLRKWGERLPHGTWVYTSNVDGQFQVAGFDRVAECHGSIGHLQCLGRCTDEVWTADGLEVPVDPETMRAVGELPCCPNCGGLARPNILMFGDYDWVPHRSQVQLDTYTAWRRGLRGARLVVVEIGAGQALPVVRRQAELASAAGGGLIRVNPREPQVRHGRGVSLAMGGLDALTELDALL; encoded by the coding sequence CTGCGAGCTGATCTCGACCGCGCGGCCGAGCTGATCAGGGGTGCCGAGGCGCTCCTGGTCTGCGCGGGCGCGGGTATCGGAGTGGACAGCGGCCTGCCTGACTTCCGTGGTGACACGGGCTTCTGGCAGGCCTACCCGCCCTACGCCCGGCTCGGCCTGCGCTTCGAGGAGCTGGCCGACCCGGTGCACTTCGCCGAGGACCCGGCCCTGGCCTGGGGCTTCTACGGCCACCGGCTCGCCCTGTACCGCGCCACCACCCCGCACGCGGGGTTCGGGCTGCTGCGCAAGTGGGGCGAACGGCTGCCGCACGGCACCTGGGTTTACACGTCCAATGTGGACGGACAGTTCCAGGTCGCGGGCTTCGACCGGGTGGCCGAGTGCCACGGCTCGATCGGGCACCTCCAGTGCCTGGGCCGGTGCACCGACGAGGTGTGGACGGCGGACGGGCTCGAGGTCCCCGTCGACCCGGAGACCATGCGCGCGGTCGGCGAGCTGCCGTGCTGCCCGAACTGCGGCGGGCTGGCGCGGCCCAACATCCTCATGTTCGGCGACTACGACTGGGTGCCGCACCGCTCCCAGGTGCAGCTGGACACCTACACCGCCTGGCGGCGCGGCCTGCGCGGGGCGCGGCTCGTGGTGGTGGAGATCGGCGCCGGACAGGCGCTGCCCGTCGTGCGCAGGCAGGCCGAGCTGGCCAGTGCCGCCGGGGGTGGCTTGATCCGCGTCAACCCGCGCGAGCCGCAGGTCCGGCACGGGCGCGGGGTGTCGCTGGCCATGGGCGGCCTCGACGCCCTCACGGAGCTGGACGCGCTGCTCTAG
- a CDS encoding IS982 family transposase → MSNDLNTLLTALYVLIDDRVVPPRTGRGRRPRLTDSELICLAVAQALLGFHNERRWVRHVHTNTELHAMFPAMPHQSGYHVRLKKARPLLCKTIRTLAISCPSWFDDLWITDATPVPCGMSRETVKRSDLAGHAGYGYCRSHSRWYWGLKLYLVCSGDGMPAMWCLANPKIGEREVLGALLGHNQHLLRDGQVLLADKGFAGRDFEGLTREMGLWLLRPDRKNEPFRHGDLGGVRQWIESVNQTLKGQLDLERHGARTPHGVFTRIAQRLLAMSAGIWHNWTIGVTSKRALTAFDH, encoded by the coding sequence GTGAGCAACGACCTGAACACCCTCCTCACCGCACTTTACGTGTTGATCGACGACCGCGTGGTACCGCCCCGCACTGGCCGGGGACGCCGTCCCCGGCTCACCGACAGCGAACTGATCTGCTTGGCCGTGGCCCAGGCACTGCTGGGCTTTCACAACGAACGACGCTGGGTCCGGCACGTGCACACCAACACCGAGTTGCACGCGATGTTCCCGGCCATGCCCCACCAGTCGGGCTATCACGTCCGGCTGAAGAAGGCCCGCCCCCTACTGTGCAAGACGATCCGCACCCTGGCCATCTCCTGCCCATCCTGGTTCGACGATCTGTGGATCACCGACGCGACCCCGGTGCCCTGCGGCATGTCACGCGAGACGGTCAAGCGTTCCGACCTGGCAGGACATGCCGGATACGGCTACTGCCGGTCCCATTCCCGCTGGTACTGGGGACTGAAGCTGTATCTGGTGTGCTCCGGGGACGGCATGCCGGCCATGTGGTGCCTGGCCAACCCCAAGATCGGCGAACGCGAGGTACTGGGCGCCCTGCTCGGGCACAACCAGCACCTCCTGCGCGACGGCCAGGTCCTGCTCGCCGACAAGGGCTTCGCCGGCCGGGACTTCGAGGGGCTCACCCGTGAGATGGGACTTTGGCTGCTGCGACCAGATCGCAAGAACGAACCGTTCCGCCACGGTGATCTCGGCGGCGTTCGCCAGTGGATCGAGTCGGTCAACCAGACCCTGAAGGGCCAGCTTGACCTTGAACGACACGGTGCACGCACCCCTCACGGCGTGTTCACCCGCATCGCTCAGCGCCTACTGGCTATGTCCGCGGGCATCTGGCACAACTGGACCATCGGCGTGACCAGCAAACGAGCACTGACCGCCTTCGATCACTAA
- a CDS encoding IS481 family transposase, translated as MHRNARTTIHARQLINTRYQAGWPPARIAEQLGISRTTVHKWIHRYRTEGEAGLADRSSRPHTSPTRTPAELETAVLAARTEHRRGAVHLAGLLGLAAATVGRILRRHHVHALAHLDAVTGLPVRRRHTGIRYQRPHPGDLLHVDVKKLGRIPDGGGWRVHGRSEAVRGRGNGWDYLHVAVDDRSRLAYVEALPDEKGLTCAGFLHRAACWFRDQGVTVLRVLTDNAKAYRVDRDWQAVCTALGIRRRFIKPGCPWTNGKAERFNRTLQTEFAYARAWTSNDERVAALPGWVDRYNTQRAHSALAGHPPISVLAG; from the coding sequence ATGCACCGTAACGCCCGCACCACCATCCACGCACGCCAGCTCATCAACACCCGCTACCAGGCCGGGTGGCCACCGGCCCGCATCGCCGAACAACTCGGCATCTCCCGCACCACCGTGCACAAATGGATCCACCGCTACCGCACCGAGGGTGAAGCGGGCCTGGCCGACCGCTCCTCCCGCCCCCACACCAGCCCCACCCGCACCCCCGCCGAGCTCGAGACGGCGGTTCTGGCCGCCCGGACCGAGCACCGCCGGGGCGCGGTGCACCTGGCCGGACTGCTCGGGCTGGCCGCGGCCACCGTCGGCCGGATCCTGCGCCGACACCACGTGCACGCACTCGCCCACCTGGACGCCGTCACCGGGCTGCCGGTGCGCCGCCGCCACACCGGGATCCGCTACCAGCGCCCGCACCCCGGTGACCTGCTGCATGTCGATGTCAAGAAGCTCGGCCGGATCCCTGATGGTGGTGGCTGGCGCGTGCACGGTCGCAGCGAGGCCGTCCGTGGCCGGGGCAATGGCTGGGACTACCTGCACGTGGCTGTCGATGACCGTTCCCGCCTGGCCTATGTCGAGGCGTTGCCGGATGAGAAGGGTCTGACCTGCGCGGGTTTCCTGCACCGGGCCGCTTGCTGGTTCCGGGACCAGGGCGTGACCGTGTTGCGGGTGCTCACCGACAACGCCAAGGCCTACCGAGTGGACCGGGACTGGCAGGCGGTCTGCACCGCCCTGGGGATCCGGCGGCGCTTCATCAAACCGGGGTGTCCCTGGACCAACGGCAAGGCCGAGCGGTTCAACCGGACGTTGCAGACCGAGTTCGCCTACGCGAGGGCCTGGACCTCCAACGACGAGCGGGTGGCGGCACTGCCGGGCTGGGTGGATCGCTACAACACCCAACGCGCCCACTCAGCCCTGGCAGGCCACCCACCGATCAGCGTCCTGGCCGGGTGA
- a CDS encoding 2'-5' RNA ligase family protein, with amino-acid sequence MADALELFFDPEADTAVRGLWRALESAGVPSLATLGHRRHQPHISLALAASIPARTRAELRGDLALLAMPGLWLHNVGAFATSENVLMLAAVVDAELLAVHSAVHDVLAGKVKHPSAYYLPGSWVPHCTLAQGVTTAELTAGFAAVQPYEPIRASVSAVAVVDTRTGEADVLLEV; translated from the coding sequence GTGGCGGACGCACTGGAGCTGTTCTTCGACCCCGAGGCCGACACCGCGGTGCGCGGGCTGTGGCGTGCGCTGGAGTCGGCGGGCGTGCCGAGCCTGGCCACGCTGGGCCACCGGCGGCACCAGCCGCACATCTCGCTCGCGCTGGCCGCGTCGATCCCGGCCCGCACCCGCGCCGAGCTGCGCGGGGACTTGGCGCTGCTGGCCATGCCTGGCCTGTGGCTGCACAACGTGGGGGCCTTCGCGACCAGCGAGAACGTACTGATGCTGGCCGCGGTGGTGGACGCCGAGCTGCTCGCGGTGCACTCGGCCGTGCACGACGTGCTGGCGGGCAAGGTCAAGCACCCCTCGGCCTACTACCTGCCCGGCTCCTGGGTGCCGCACTGCACGCTCGCGCAGGGCGTCACGACCGCCGAGCTGACCGCGGGCTTCGCCGCCGTGCAGCCGTACGAGCCGATCCGGGCGAGCGTGTCCGCGGTGGCCGTGGTGGACACCCGGACCGGCGAGGCGGACGTGCTGCTGGAGGTCTAG
- a CDS encoding A/G-specific adenine glycosylase, with the protein MATVSLDPEVVVGWFDRVARDLPWRDPECTGWGVLVSEVMLQQTPVVRVEPIWREWMARWPVPSALAAASQGEVLRAWGKLGYPRRALRLHAAATAIAAEHGDVVPSDVDTLLALPGIGAYTARAVAAFAYGQRCPVVDTNVRRVVARAVHGAGDAGPPSTTRDMADVEALLPRDPARAARYSAALMELGAVVCVARTPRCADCPVYEDCAWQRAGRPAYAGPAKAVQKFAGTDRQVRGRLLDVLRGAPGPVTRGMLDAAWAEAGQRDRCLHSLLVDGLVEQTDDGLFALPGEH; encoded by the coding sequence ATGGCGACTGTTTCCCTGGACCCAGAGGTCGTGGTCGGCTGGTTCGACCGGGTGGCGCGTGACCTGCCGTGGCGCGACCCGGAGTGCACCGGGTGGGGCGTGCTGGTCAGCGAGGTGATGCTGCAGCAGACCCCGGTCGTGCGGGTCGAGCCGATCTGGCGGGAGTGGATGGCGCGCTGGCCGGTGCCCTCGGCGCTGGCGGCGGCGAGCCAGGGCGAGGTGCTGCGGGCCTGGGGCAAGCTGGGCTACCCGCGCCGGGCGCTGCGCCTGCACGCGGCGGCCACCGCGATCGCGGCCGAGCACGGCGACGTGGTGCCCTCGGACGTGGACACCCTGCTCGCGTTGCCCGGCATCGGCGCCTACACCGCCCGCGCGGTCGCGGCCTTCGCCTACGGCCAGCGCTGCCCGGTGGTGGACACCAACGTGCGGCGCGTGGTGGCCCGGGCGGTGCACGGGGCCGGGGATGCCGGTCCGCCCTCGACCACCCGGGACATGGCCGACGTGGAGGCGCTGCTGCCCCGGGACCCGGCGCGCGCGGCCCGGTACTCGGCGGCGCTGATGGAGCTGGGCGCGGTGGTGTGCGTGGCCCGTACACCGCGCTGCGCGGACTGCCCGGTGTACGAGGACTGCGCGTGGCAGCGGGCGGGTCGCCCGGCCTACGCGGGCCCGGCCAAGGCCGTGCAGAAGTTCGCGGGCACCGACCGCCAGGTGCGCGGCCGCCTGCTGGACGTGCTGCGCGGTGCCCCGGGCCCGGTGACCAGGGGGATGCTGGACGCGGCCTGGGCCGAGGCCGGTCAGCGCGACCGCTGCCTGCACTCGCTGCTGGTGGACGGCCTGGTCGAGCAGACCGACGACGGCCTGTTCGCACTACCCGGCGAGCACTAG
- a CDS encoding IS630 family transposase yields the protein MAGKPQQKLVLTDGERRVLYGWAHRRKTAQGLALRARIVLLCEGGRPDGEVADVLGCCRDTVGTWRRRFIRDRLAGLADLPRPGAPRTITDAAVEEVVVTTLESAPEGATHWSRRELAKQVGMSASSVRRVWQAFGLDPHQVEYFTLSTDPHLVDKVHDVVGLYLNPPEGALVLSVDEKPGIQATERVAPVAPMTPGVPERRSFDYIRHGTIDLFAALDTATGKVISKLSPHHRAVEFRDFLDQIDRETDPALQAHLICDNLSVHKAPAIHKWLLAHPRFHLHFTPTYSSWLNEVERWFAELQRRQLDRGVFCSVDQLSEALEQWIKLWNTDPHPFRWTATADHILDKIGRHCRRISGPAH from the coding sequence ATGGCTGGAAAACCGCAGCAAAAGCTTGTTCTGACCGATGGGGAGCGGCGGGTCCTGTATGGGTGGGCGCATCGGCGCAAGACCGCGCAGGGCTTGGCGTTGCGGGCGCGGATTGTGCTGTTGTGCGAGGGTGGCCGCCCGGACGGTGAGGTCGCCGATGTGCTCGGGTGCTGTCGGGACACGGTGGGCACATGGCGCAGGCGGTTCATCCGGGACCGTCTGGCGGGGCTGGCCGATCTGCCCCGGCCCGGCGCTCCGCGAACGATCACTGACGCGGCTGTCGAGGAGGTGGTGGTCACGACGTTGGAGTCCGCGCCCGAAGGCGCAACGCACTGGTCCCGGCGGGAGTTGGCCAAGCAGGTGGGCATGTCCGCGTCCTCGGTGCGGCGGGTCTGGCAGGCGTTCGGGCTGGATCCGCACCAGGTCGAGTACTTCACCCTCTCCACCGACCCGCACCTGGTGGACAAGGTCCACGACGTGGTCGGCTTATACCTGAACCCGCCGGAGGGGGCGCTGGTGCTGTCGGTGGACGAGAAGCCGGGCATCCAGGCCACCGAGCGGGTCGCGCCCGTCGCTCCGATGACGCCCGGCGTCCCGGAACGCCGCAGCTTCGACTACATCCGCCACGGCACGATCGACCTGTTCGCCGCCCTGGACACCGCCACTGGGAAGGTGATCAGCAAACTGTCACCCCACCACCGCGCGGTGGAGTTCCGTGACTTCCTCGACCAGATCGACCGCGAGACCGACCCCGCCCTGCAAGCGCATCTGATCTGCGACAACCTGTCCGTCCACAAAGCACCCGCCATCCACAAATGGCTGTTGGCCCATCCCCGGTTCCATCTGCACTTCACGCCGACCTACTCGTCCTGGCTCAACGAGGTCGAGCGCTGGTTCGCCGAACTCCAACGACGACAGCTCGACCGTGGCGTGTTCTGCTCCGTCGATCAGCTCAGCGAAGCCCTCGAACAGTGGATCAAGCTGTGGAACACCGACCCACACCCGTTCCGCTGGACCGCCACCGCCGACCACATCCTCGACAAGATCGGTCGCCACTGCCGACGAATCTCTGGACCAGCTCACTAG
- a CDS encoding DoxX family protein, with protein MNTVLWILQIVLAVAMLGAGGMKLAKGREKLLGQMSWAENYSDGAFRGIGAVEVLGALGLILPAVTGIATVLVPLAATGLAVTMAGAVLVHVRRKEFGQIAPSAVFLVLALVIAWGRFGPYPL; from the coding sequence ATGAACACTGTGCTGTGGATCCTGCAGATCGTTCTGGCGGTCGCCATGCTCGGCGCGGGCGGCATGAAGCTGGCCAAGGGCAGGGAGAAGCTGCTCGGCCAGATGTCCTGGGCGGAGAACTACTCCGACGGCGCGTTCCGGGGCATCGGCGCGGTGGAGGTGCTCGGCGCGCTCGGCCTCATCCTGCCCGCCGTCACCGGCATCGCCACCGTGCTCGTCCCGCTGGCCGCCACCGGCCTGGCGGTCACCATGGCCGGTGCGGTCCTGGTGCACGTGCGCCGCAAGGAGTTCGGCCAGATCGCGCCCTCGGCGGTGTTCCTGGTGCTCGCGCTGGTCATCGCCTGGGGCCGGTTCGGGCCCTACCCGCTCTGA
- a CDS encoding alpha/beta fold hydrolase yields the protein MRDGVVEFGGEGPGILLLHGLMGRATTWWRTAQWLRRYGRVVALDARAHGRATRERPWTTETFADDAAAVIERLGLGPAVVIGASMGGLHAWALAARHPHLVRAVVSEDMAPDQRGKRVDEWREWFDAWPMPFPSLAAVREFFGADRRDVGEFFVECFEETADGYRLTADLEHLYEIAAEWGEREYWGFVEAVRCPLLAIEAEFSAMPPGQIAEVARRAPDGRHFLAEGAGHVVYWEAPQAYRGAVEAFLAEVLGR from the coding sequence GTGCGTGACGGAGTGGTCGAGTTCGGCGGCGAAGGCCCGGGAATCCTCCTGCTCCACGGGCTGATGGGGCGGGCGACCACGTGGTGGCGCACCGCCCAGTGGCTGCGCCGGTACGGCCGCGTGGTGGCGCTGGACGCCCGCGCGCACGGCCGCGCCACCCGCGAGCGGCCGTGGACCACCGAGACCTTCGCCGACGACGCGGCGGCGGTCATCGAGCGGCTGGGGCTGGGCCCGGCGGTGGTCATCGGCGCCTCGATGGGCGGGCTGCACGCCTGGGCCCTGGCCGCCCGGCACCCGCACCTGGTGCGCGCGGTGGTCAGCGAGGACATGGCGCCCGACCAGCGCGGCAAGCGCGTGGACGAGTGGCGCGAGTGGTTCGACGCCTGGCCGATGCCGTTCCCGTCGCTGGCCGCGGTGCGCGAGTTCTTCGGCGCGGACCGCCGGGACGTGGGCGAGTTCTTCGTGGAGTGCTTCGAGGAGACCGCCGACGGCTACCGGCTGACCGCCGACCTGGAGCACCTCTACGAGATCGCCGCCGAGTGGGGCGAGCGCGAGTACTGGGGCTTCGTCGAGGCCGTGCGGTGCCCGCTGCTGGCCATCGAGGCCGAGTTCTCCGCCATGCCGCCCGGCCAGATCGCCGAGGTCGCGCGGCGGGCCCCGGACGGCCGCCACTTCCTGGCCGAGGGCGCGGGCCACGTCGTGTACTGGGAGGCCCCGCAGGCCTACCGGGGCGCGGTGGAGGCATTCCTCGCCGAGGTCCTGGGCCGCTAG
- a CDS encoding antibiotic biosynthesis monooxygenase family protein, producing MAVVKINAIEVPDGSGPELEKRFAARLGAVEKEPGFLGFELLRPKAGEERYFVYTRWETEEHFQAWLNGSAKAAHAGERAKPVGTGSSLLEFEVVLKAEPGAAS from the coding sequence ATGGCCGTTGTGAAGATCAATGCGATCGAGGTTCCGGACGGGTCTGGCCCGGAGCTGGAGAAGCGCTTCGCCGCCCGGCTCGGTGCGGTGGAGAAGGAGCCGGGCTTCCTGGGCTTCGAGCTGCTCCGCCCGAAGGCTGGCGAGGAGCGCTACTTCGTCTACACCCGCTGGGAGACCGAGGAGCACTTCCAGGCGTGGCTCAACGGCTCGGCCAAGGCCGCGCACGCCGGTGAGCGCGCCAAGCCGGTCGGCACCGGCTCCAGCCTGCTGGAGTTCGAGGTCGTGCTGAAGGCGGAGCCCGGCGCTGCGAGCTGA